A single genomic interval of Gossypium raimondii isolate GPD5lz chromosome 11, ASM2569854v1, whole genome shotgun sequence harbors:
- the LOC105803767 gene encoding uncharacterized protein LOC105803767, with amino-acid sequence MRSLRFFSSNLTRIHKTLVPNPSISSSIQSSHSFYLTPTRNYTTPSQESTKQAPSVKVSAIVDELSGLTLLEIMDLTEVLRQKLDVKEMPIMAMMMPGMGFGGAMRGAGKGGAAGPGKGEEKKEEKMVFDVKLEGFDAAAKIKVIKEVRGFTDLGLKEAKDLVEKAPTLLKKGVTKEEAEKIIQKMKEVGAKVSME; translated from the coding sequence ATGAGAAGTTTACGGTTTTTTTCCTCTAATTTAACTCGAATCCATAAAACCCTTGTTCCAAATCCAAGCATTTCCTCTTCCATCCAATCTTCACACAGCTTTTACCTTACTCCAACACGAAATTATACCACCCCATCACAAGAATCCACCAAGCAAGCTCCTTCCGTAAAGGTCTCCGCAATCGTCGATGAACTCTCCGGTTTGACTCTGCTCGAAATCATGGACTTGACCGAAGTCCTCCGTCAAAAACTGGATGTTAAAGAGATGCCAATAATGGCAATGATGATGCCCGGGATGGGATTCGGTGGGGCCATGAGAGGAGCCGGGAAAGGTGGGGCTGCTGGCCCTGGGAAAGGGGAAGAGAAGAAGGAGGAAAAGATGGTATTCGATGTGAAGCTTGAAGGGTTCGATGCGGCGGCTAAGATTAAGGTTATTAAGGAAGTTAGAGGGTTTACAGATTTGGGGTTGAAAGAAGCTAAAGATTTGGTGGAAAAGGCGCCTACTTTGTTAAAGAAAGGGGTTACTAAAGAAGAAGCTGAGAAGATTATACAGAAGATGAAAGAGGTTGGAGCTAAAGTCTCCATGGAGTGA
- the LOC105803764 gene encoding CDK5RAP1-like protein, with product MASILAQPGCSCIRIHRRCCFTTLKFFSSRPFASRSHPPHHFSHRPLRKRFALDVSRSLSQSHRLLNTDAPTLHHFTAQASLTASQSQPHVLSSDAPNSEVASKGRIYHETYGCQMNINDMEIVLSIMKNAGYTETVDVPESAEIIFINTCAIRDNAEQKVWQRLNYFWFLKRRWKNNVAIGRSLSLHPPKVVVLGCMAERLKDKILDADKMVDVVCGPDAYRDLPRLLEEVDYGQKGINTLLSLEETYADISPVRISKNSVTAFVSVMRGCNNMCSFCIVPFTRGRERSRPVESIVKEVGELWEEGVKEVTLLGQNVNSYNDASGSEKEVEPGSNWELSDGFKSMSKVKNMGLRFADLLDQLSNEFPEMRFRYTSPHPKDFPDELLYLMHDRHNICKYIHLPAQTGSTAVLERMRRGYSREAYLELVQKIRRIIPDVGISSDFICGFCGETEEEHADTLSLIKAVGYDMAYMFAYSMREKTHAHRNYIDDVPEEVKQRRLTELIEAFRESTGQRYDSQVGTIQLVLVEGPNRRAPDKELIGKSDKGHRVAFVNLPLLDRENQTDKKRNPVIGDYVEVHITKSSRASLFGEALAITKLSAFYNNVDEAAVACGSRG from the exons ATGGCCTCAATTTTGGCTCAACCCGGCTGCTCCTGCATTCGAATCCATCGGCGATGCTGCTTTACCACTCTTAAGTTCTTCTCTTCAAGGCCTTTCGCTTCCCGTTCCCACCCTCCTCACCATTTCTCTCACCGGCCGCTCAGGAAACGCTTCGCTCTCGATGTTTCTAGAAGCCTCTCTCAATCTCACCGCCTCCTCAACACCGATGCCCCCACTCTCCATCACTTCACCGCTCAAGCTTCCCTCACTGCCTCTCAATCACAACCCCA TGTTTTGTCTAGTGATGCACCGAATTCAGAAGTTGCTTCAAAGGGTAGAATTTATCACGAGACTTATGGATGTCAAATGAATATAAACGATATGGAAATTGTGCTTTCAATTATGAAGAATGCTGGTTATACTGAAACTGTGGATGTTCCTGAGAGTGCGGagattatatttattaataccTGCGCCATAAGGGACAATGCTGAACAAAAGGTATGGCAAAGGCTTAATTACTTTTGGTTTTTAAAGAGGCGTTGGAAGAATAATGTAGCTATAGGAAGATCGCTGTCGTTGCACCCTCCGAAAGTGGTGGTGTTAGGATGTATGGCTGAAAGGTTAAAGGATAAGATTCTGGATGCTGACAAAATGGTTGATGTGGTGTGCGGACCTGATGCTTATAGAGACTTGCCGAGGTTGTTGGAAGAGGTTGATTATGGTCAGAAAGGGATTAACACTCTTCTTTCCCTTGAAGAGACATATGCGGATATTAGCCCTGTTAGGATTTCAAAGAATTCGGTTACTGCTTTCGTGTCTGTGATGAGGGGTTGTAATAATATGTGCTCGTTTTGCATTGTTCCGTTTACCAGAGGTAGAGAGAGGTCACGTCCTGTGGAGTCTATAGTGAAGGAGGTGGGGGAGCTTTGGGAAGAAGGTGTGAAGGAGGTCACACTTCTTGGACAGAATGTGAATAGTTATAATGATGCATCTGGAAGTGAAAAAGAAGTTGAACCAGGAAGTAATTGGGAGTTGAGTGATGGCTTTAAAAGCATGTCTAAGGTGAAAAACATGGGCTTGCGTTTTGCCGACCTCTTAGATCAACTTTCTAATGAGTTTCCTGAGATGAGGTTCAGATATACATCCCCTCACCCTAAAGATTTTCCAGATGAATTGCTGTATCTGATGCACGACCGCCATAATATCTGCAAGTATATACATTTGCCTGCCCAAACAGGGAGTACCGCAGTGCTTGAAAGAATGCGTCGGGGGTATAGTAGAGAGGCTTATTTAGAGCTTGTTCAGAAGATACGCAGAATCATTCCGGACGTTGGAATAAGCAGTGATTTTATATGTG GTTTCTGTGGCGAAACAGAGGAGGAACATGCAGATACACTAAGCCTAATAAAGGCTGTTGGGTACGATATGGCATACATGTTTGCTTACAGCATGAGGGAGAAAACTCATGCCCATAGAAACTACATTGATGATGTTCCAGAAGAAGTCAAGCAAAGGAGGCTTACTGAACTGATTGAAGCTTTCCGTGAGAGTACAGGTCAGCGATACGATTCTCAGGTTGGAACCATCCAACTTGTGTTGGTTGAAGGACCAAACAGGAGAGCTCCAGATAAAGAGCTTATCGGCAAAAGCGATAAAGGCCATAGAGTTGCATTTGTTAATCTTCCTTTGCTAGATCGGGAGAATCAAACAGATAAGAAAAGGAATCCTGTTATTGGTGATTACGTAGAAGTTCATATAACAAAGTCTTCGAGAGCATCACTTTTTGGCGAGGCACTTGCTATAACTAAATTGAGCGCATTTTACAACAATGTGGATGAAGCAGCAGTAGCCTGTGGTAGCAGAGGTTGA
- the LOC105803765 gene encoding uncharacterized protein LOC105803765 — translation MNEVSHRRIKTNGIWVHIAEQGRGPLVLLLHGFPEIWYSWRHQISFLANHGYHVVAPDLRGYGDSDSPLSPSSYTFMHYVGDIIGLLDHLGEQQAFVVGHDVGAAIAWHLSLFTPERVKASINLGVAYFDRNPNAKLGESLIRTFGDGFYISQFQEPGRAERTFARYDYLTVIKKFLLITQTDNLIAPPGMEIIDYLETPSRLPPWITEEELQVYADKFQESGFTGALNYYRALDLNWELTAPWQGSKIRVPVKFMVGENDIGFDINGIRQYIEGNVFRNLIPDLEVVMLDGHHYLQQEKHHQVSEEILSFLAKFPPE, via the exons ATGAATGAGGTGAGTCACCGAAGGATCAAAACAAATGGGATATGGGTGCACATAGCAGAGCAAGGGAGAGGACCATTGGTTCTATTGCTTCATGGCTTCCCAGAAATATGGTATTCATGGCGCCACCAGATCAGTTTCTTGGCTAACCATGGCTATCATGTAGTTGCTCCTGATTTGAGAGGCTATGGAGACTCCGACTCTCCTCTTAGTCCAAGTTCGTACACTTTTATGCACTATGTTGGGGACATCATTGGCTTGCTTGACCATCTTGGGGAACAACAG GCTTTCGTAGTGGGACATGACGTGGGAGCTGCTATTGCCTGGCATTTATCCCTGTTTACTCCTGAGAGGGTCAAAGCATCGATCAACTTAGGCGTTGCATACTTCGATAGAAACCCGAATGCCAAATTAGGTGAATCCTTAATCAGAACGTTTGGAGATGGATTTTACATTTCCCAATTCCAG GAACCGGGAAGAGCAGAAAGGACATTTGCTAGGTATGATTATTTGACAGTGATAAAGAAGTTCTTGCTGATTACACAGACTGATAATCTGATAGCTCCTCCTGGAATGGAGATTATTGATTACCTGGAGACACCATCACGGTTACCACCGTGGATTACCGAAGAGGAACTCCAGGTTTATGCTGACAAGTTCCAGGAATCTGGCTTCACTGGAGCTCTTAATTACTACCGTGCTTTGGACTT GAATTGGGAGCTTACTGCACCATGGCAAGGATCAAAAATAAGAGTTCCAGTGAAATTCATGGTGGGTGAAAATGATATTGGTTTTGATATCAATGGTATAAGACAATACATAGAGGGGAATGTCTTCAGGAACCTTATTCCCGACCTGGAAGTTGTTATGCTAGATGGCCATCATTATCTCCAACAGGAAAAACACCACCAAGTCTCAGAGGAAATTCTGTCGTTCCTTGCCAAATTTCCACCAGAATAG
- the LOC105803766 gene encoding uncharacterized protein LOC105803766 — protein sequence MHEVSHQRVKTNGIWLHIAEQGTGPLVLLLHGFPEIWYSWRHQISFLANHGYHVVAPDLRGYGDSDSPVSPTSYTVMHLVGDIIGLLDHFGEQQAFIVGHDWGAVIGWHLALFRPERVKGLINLSVPYYSRNPNAKFAESLIRTYGDGFYISQFQEPGRAERAFARYDYLTVIKKFLLITQTDNLIAPPGMEIIDYLRTLSRLPPWITEEELQVYADKFQESGFTGALNYYRAMDLNWELTAPWQGSKITVPVKFMVGKNDLGFEVSGVRQYVEGNIFRSLVPNLEIVFLDGHHFLQQEKHLEVSEEILSFLRKFPAE from the exons ATGCATGAGGTGAGTCACCAAAGGGTCAAAACAAATGGGATATGGCTGCATATAGCAGAGCAAGGGACAGGACCACTTGTTCTATTGCTTCATGGCTTCCCTGAAATATGGTATTCATGGCGCCATCAGATCAGTTTCTTGGCTAACCATGGCTATCATGTAGTTGCTCCTGATTTGAGAGGCTATGGAGACTCCGACTCCCCAGTTAGCCCAACCTCCTACACTGTTATGCACCTTGTTGGGGACATCATTGGCCTGCTTGACCATTTTGGGGAACAACAG GCTTTTATAGTGGGACATGATTGGGGAGCTGTTATTGGCTGGCATTTAGCACTGTTTAGACCTGAGAGAGTCAAAGGATTGATCAACTTATCCGTTCCATACTATAGTAGAAACCCAAACGCCAAATTTGCTGAATCCTTAATCAGAACATATGGGGATGGATTTTACATTTCCCAATTCCAG GAACCGGGAAGAGCAGAAAGGGCATTCGCCAGGTATGATTATTTGACGGTGATAAAGAAGTTCTTGCTGATTACACAGACTGATAATCTGATAGCTCCTCCTGGAATGGAGATTATTGATTATCTGAGAACACTATCAAGGTTACCACCATGGATTACTGAAGAGGAACTCCAGGTTTATGCTGACAAGTTTCAGGAATCTGGCTTCACTGGAGCTCTTAATTACTACCGTGCTATGGACTT GAATTGGGAGCTTACTGCACCCTGGCAAGGATCAAAAATCACTGTGCCAGTAAAATTCATGGTGGGTAAAAATGATCTGGGATTTGAAGTGAGTGGTGTAAGGCAATACGTTGAGGGAAACATCTTTAGGAGCCTTGTTCCCAACCTGGAAATTGTTTTCCTTGATGGTCATCATTTTCTCCAACAAGAAAAACACCTAGAAGTCTCCGAGGAAATTCTATCGTTTCTTCGCAAATTCCCTGCAGAATAG